Genomic segment of Limnohabitans sp. INBF002:
TTGGGCCAGTTCTGCGCCATCTCAGATTTGTCATAGGCCGCCTGCACAGCTTTGCGGAAAGCTTCTTCGTTGGGCTTGTTGACTTTCAAACCTTGCTTTTTGAAGAAGTCCAAGATTTGTGCTTCTTCTTTGATGCGGTTCTCGTTGTTGAACTTGGCAGCCGCTTGTGCAGCGGCTTTGAGGGTCTTTTGTTCAGCCGCAGAAAGGCTGTTCCAAGTCTTGTTGGACACCGCGATGAACAAGCTGTCAACCAAGTGGTTGGTCAACACAATTTGCTGCGTCACTTCGTAAAACTTGGCCGCACGCACGGTGGGCAGCGGGTTGTCTTGGCCGTCGATGGTGCCGGTTTTCAGGCCCATGTACACCTCGCCAAAGGCGAGTGGCGTGGCCGTAGCGCCCAAAGAGTCGCCCAAGAACAACCATTCTTTAGAGCCTGGCATGCGCAGTTTCACGCCCTTCAGGTCGGCGGGTGTGCTGACCTTGCGTGTGTCGCGCAGGTTGAGTTGGCGTGTGCCCAAGTAAGCGGTGGCGAGCAGCGTGACATCCATTTTTTCAGAAGCCATTTTGAACAGCTCGTCGCCAATGGGCCCGTTGAACACTTTTTGCTGGTGCTTGGGATCGCGGATGACATAGCCTGCGGTGAAGATCGAAAACTCAGGTACCAGCTTGGCAATGTCAAACGCCGAGATAGACGCCAACTCCAAATTGCCACGTGCCATGGCAGCGGGCTCTGTGCCTTGTTTGAACAAAGAACCGTTCAAGTTGATTTGCACGTCATAGGCGTTGGGTGCCGACTTGTTCAGCGACTCTTTGAACACATCCCACATCTTCCCGTGCCAATCGTCAGGCACTGCGGGGCTAGAGATGCGCAGCAGTGTTTTGTTTTGCGCAAATGCCGTGGGCGCTGTCAGGGCCATCAGCGTTGAGGCTGCGGCCAAGCCCAACACAGTGCGGCGAAGCAAGGTGGATGCGTTCATGTGTGTCTCCTAGATTGCGGCTATTTTTTAGCTCAGTTTTTTCATCAACAGTTCATTGACTTGCGCGGGGTTGGCCTTGCCTTTGCTGGCTTTCATGATCGGGCCCACCAAACCGTTCAAGGCTTTGGCGTTGCCGGCTTTGAACTCTTCCACGTTCTTGGGATTGGCGGCCAGCACGTCATCGATGATTTTTTCCAGCTCGCCGGTGTCGTTCATCTGCTTGAGGCCTTTGGCTTCGATGATGGCGTCGACATCGCCCTCGCTACCGGAGGGGCCTTCTTTATTCCACAGGCCTTCAAACACCTGACGCGCCGCGTTGTTGCTGATGGTGTTGTCGGTGATGCGGCTGATCAACGCGCCCAGTTGTGCAGCGCTCACAGGCGCTTGCTCGATGCCCATCTCGCTCGCATTCAAGCGGCGTGACACTTCACCCATGATCCAGTTGCTGGCCAGCTTGGCTTGGCCGCACGCTTTGGCGGTGGCTTCAAAGTAAGCCGCTGTGGCCTTGCTTTGTGTGAGTTGTGTCGCGTCGTATTCGGGCAGTGCGTAGTCGCGCACAAAGCGCTCGGCCATGACGCGAGGCAGCTCGGCCATTTCGCTTTTCACGCGCTCCACCCAATCGCGACCAATCACCAACGGTGGCAGGTCTGGGTCGGGGAAATAGCGGTAGTCGGCGGCATCTTCTTTGGTGCGCATGGCGCGGGTTTCGCCCGTGTCGGGGTCGAACAGCACGGTGGCTTGTTCGATGGCGTGGCCGTCTTCGATTTGGTCAATTTGCCAGCGTACTTCGTAGTCGATGGCTTGCTGCATGAACTTGAAGCTGTTCAGGTTCTTGATCTCGCGGCGTGTGCCCAAGGGCGCGCCGGGTTTGCGCACCGACACGTTGGCGTCGCAACGGAACGAGCCCTCTTGCATGTTGCCGTCGCAAATACCAATCCACGTCACGATTTTGTGCAGCTCTTTGGCATAGGCCACGGCTTCTTCGCTGCTGCGCATGTCGGGTTGCGTGACGATTTCTAGCAGCGGTGTGCCAGCGCGGTTCAAGTCGATGCCTGACTGACCAATGAAGTCTTCGTGCAGTGATTTGCCTGCGTCTTCTTCGAGGTGGGCACGTTCCAAGCGCACGGTTTTGTGCACGGTCTCTTTGCCAACTTCCAAGAAGAACGACACCTCACCACCTTGCACCACCGGAATTTCAAATTGGCTGATTTGGTAGCCCTTGGGCAGGTCGGGGTAGAAGTAATTTTTGCGCGCAAAGATGCTGCGCTCGGCAATGTGTGCGTTGACGCCCAAGCCGAACTCAATCGCGCGTTCGACAGCGCCGATGTTCATCACGGGCAAGGTGCCGGGCAGGGCCATGTCCACCGCGCAAGCTTGCGTGTTGGGCTCAGCGCCAAACGCCACTGAGGCGCGGCTGAAAATTTTGCTCTTCGTGGAGAGCTGGGCGTGTGTTTCAAAGCCGATGACGACTTCGTAGCCTTGAACTAATTTGGCGGTCATATCTGGGCTCCTGCCGGGCCACCCCAAGGGAGGCCAGCGCCCCCGCGGGGGGCAGTGATTACACGAAGTGAAGAACGTGGGGGCATCATTTCACGCCCTCCGGCTTGGCGTTATGGAAATCGGTGTTCAGTTGGTACTGGTGCGCCACGTTGAGCAAACGCGCTTCTTGCAAGTAGTTGCCAATCAGTTGCATACCCACTGGCATTTGGTCAGCGCCAAAGCCCACGGGCACGCTCATGCCGGGCAAGCCAGCGAGGGAGGCGGGCAGGGTGAAGATGTCGGCCAAGTAGTCAGCCAATGGGTCGCTGGCGTTGTTGCCCAGCTTCCACGCGACGGTGGGGGCGACGGGGCCAGCAATCACGTCACACTCGGCGAAGGCGCGCTGGAAGTCGTCCGCAATCATGCGGCGAATTTTTTGGGCTTGCAGGTAGTACGCGTCGTAGTAGCCGTGGCTCAGCACATACGCGCCGGTCATGATGCGGCGTTTGACCTCTTCGCCAAAGCCTTCGGCGCGGGTTTTTTTGTACATGCTCACGAGGTCGGTGTAGTCCTTGGCACGGTGGCCAAACTTCACGCCATCAAAGCGGCTCAGGTTCGAGCTGGCTTCGGCGGGCGCGATGATGTAGTACACCGGAATGGCCAACTCGGTGCGAGGCAGCGTGATGGGCACGAGTTTGGCGCCTTGGGCTTCCAGGGTTTTCAGCGCGGCGTCAATTGCGGTGCGCACGTCAGCGGCGAGGCCGTCGCCAAAAAACTCTTTGGGAATACCGATGCGCAGGCCAGCCAAGCTGTCGCCCAACTTGGCAGAGAAGTTTTCAGCAGGCACATCGAGCGAAGTGGAGTCGCGGTCGAGGTCAGGCCCGCACATGGCGCTGAGCAACAGTGCGCAGTCTTCGGCGCTGCGGGCCATGGGGCCGGCTTGGTCAAGGCTGGAGGCGTAGGCAATCATGCCGTAGCGGCTGGCGCGGCCATAGGTGGGCTTGATGCCGGTGATGCCGCAAAAACTGGCGGGTTGGCGAATCGAACCGCCGGTGTCGGTGCCGGTCGCAGCAGGCGCCAAACGCGCCGCCACAGCGGCAGCACTGCCGCCCGATGAACCACCGGGAATGCGCGAGGTGTCCCACGGGTTGGTGACCGCGCCGTAGGCTGAGTTTTCGTTGGCAGAGCCCATGGCGAACTCGTCGCAATTGACCTTGCCCAAAGTGACCATGCCTGCGCCGCCCAATTCGGAGGCGCCGAGTTTTTGCACCACGGTGGCGTCAAAGGGCGAGCGGTAGCCGCTCAAAATTTTGGAGCCCGCAGTGGTGGCGAAATCGCGGGTGACGAACACGTCTTTGTGGGCAATTGGCACGCCTTCCAGCGGGCCTGCTGTGCCCGCGGCGATGCGGGCATCGCTGGCTTGGGCTTGAGCCAGCGTAACTTTGCTGTCGATGTCCAAAAACGTGTTGTGTGGGTTGCCGCCAGCGCGGGCCAAAAAGGCCGTGGCCACTTCGACCGCGCTGGCTTGTTTGGTTTGGAGGGCTTGGGCCAGTTGGGCCACGCCCATGTCATGCAAATTTGTCATTCGAAAGGCCTCACTCAATCACTTTGGGAACCAAGAATAAGCCACGCTCCACGGCGGGGGCGCTGCGTTGGTTCAGGTCGCGTTGGTTGGGCTCGCTGGCTACGTCGGGGCGCAGGCGCAGCTCAATGTGGGCGCCTTGCATGGCGTCCACGGGATGGGCCATGGGCACCACGCCGGTGGTGTCCACCGCACGGATTTGTTCGACGATGTCGAAAAAGTCATTGATTTTGTGGCGCATACGGGCCTGCTCGTCAGGCTGCAGCTCTAGCCGGGCCAGGTTGGCGATGCGGCTGATGTCTTGGTCATTCAGGGACATACTTTTATAAGGGGAAAAACCCGCGATTTACGGGCGATGCGGTATTATCTCGCCTTTGTGTCCGCGCCCGCGGGCAAGCTTTGAGGACAGACATGTTTGGATCTTTTCGTCGGTATTTCTCCACCGATTTGGCGATTGACCTCGGTACCGCCAACACCCTGATTTATGTGCGCGACAAAGGCATCGTGTTGGACGAGCCATCGGTTGTGTCAATTCGCCACGAAGGCGGCCCCCAAGGCAAGAAGACAATTCAAGCCGTCGGCCACGAAGCCAAGGCCATGTTGGGCAAAGTGCCCGGCAACATCGAAGCCATTCGTCCGATGAAAGACGGCGTGATTGCCGACTTCACCGTGACTGAGCAAATGCTCAAGCAGTTCATCAAGATGGTGCACCCACGCTCGGTGTTGAAGCCCAGCCCTCGCATCATCATTTGTGTGCCTTGCGGCTCAACCCAAGTCGAGCGTCGCGCGATTCGCGAATCTGCTTTGGGCGCTGGCGCCTCTGAGGTGTACCTCATTGAAGAACCCATGGCCGCCGCCATTGGCGCAGGTTTGCCTGTGTCTGAAGCGTCCGGCTCGATGGTGGTCGACATCGGTGGTGGTACCACCGAAGTGGGCGTCATCTCTTTGGGCGGCATGGTCTACAAAGGCAGCGTGCGCGTGGGCGGCGACAAGTTTGACGAAGCCATCATCAACTACATCCGTCGCAACTACGGCATGTTGATTGGCGAGCCAACCGCTGAAGCCATCAAGAAACAAATCGGTTCTGCATTCCCTGGCTCTGAAGTCAAGGAAATGGAAGTCAAGGGCCGCAACTTGTCTGAAGGTGTGCCACGCTCTTTCACGATCTCGTCGAACGAAATCTTGGAAGCGTTGACCGACCCACTGAACAACATCGTCTCTGCCGTGAAAAACGCGTTGGAGCAAACACCTCCCGAATTGGGCGCAGACATTGCCGAGCGCGGCATGATGCTCACCGGTGGTGGCGCGTTGTTGCGTGACTTGGACCGCTTGTTGGCCGAAGAAACTGGCTTGCCAGTCTTGGTGGCCGAAGACCCGCTCACTTGCGTGGTGCGTGGTTGCGGTTTGGCCCTTGAGCGTATGGAGCGTTTGGGCTCCATCTTCACGAGCGAATAATTAAGTGCCACTGGGCACCCTAGACAGCTCCCCTCCGGCCTTCTTCAAGCAAGGCCCGTCCGCCGTCTCCAAATTACTTTTCTTCAGCGCCTTGTCGGTGCTGTTGATGGTGGCCGACGCGCGGTTTGGGGTGACGCAGCCTTTGCGTGCCACCTTGTCTGTGGCGCTGTATCCGGTGCAGTGGCTGGCCATGCGCCCGCAGGCATTGGCTGAATACTCCACGGAATATTTTGAGGCGCGTGATGTGGCGCAAGCTTCCGAGCGCGAGGCACGCCAGCAGCTGCTGGTGCAAGCCCGTCGCTCAGGCCAAGTGGAGCAGCTGGCGCTGGAAAACACACAGCTGCGCGAGCTGTTGAGTTTGAGCAAGCGCTTGGAAACCAAAGGCCAAGCCGCCGAGGTTTTGTACGACGCTGCTGACCCCTATACCCGCAAACTCATCATCGACAAAGGCATGACCCATGGCATCAAGGCCAGCTCGCCTGTCATGGATGAGCATGGCATCTTGGGCCAAGTCACGCATGTGTTGCCGCTGGTCAGCGAAGTGACCTTGGTCACCGATCGTGAACACTCCATTCCTGTGCTCAACACCCGCACGGGTGCG
This window contains:
- a CDS encoding sialic acid TRAP transporter substrate-binding protein SiaP, with the translated sequence MNASTLLRRTVLGLAAASTLMALTAPTAFAQNKTLLRISSPAVPDDWHGKMWDVFKESLNKSAPNAYDVQINLNGSLFKQGTEPAAMARGNLELASISAFDIAKLVPEFSIFTAGYVIRDPKHQQKVFNGPIGDELFKMASEKMDVTLLATAYLGTRQLNLRDTRKVSTPADLKGVKLRMPGSKEWLFLGDSLGATATPLAFGEVYMGLKTGTIDGQDNPLPTVRAAKFYEVTQQIVLTNHLVDSLFIAVSNKTWNSLSAAEQKTLKAAAQAAAKFNNENRIKEEAQILDFFKKQGLKVNKPNEEAFRKAVQAAYDKSEMAQNWPKGLIERINATK
- the mreC gene encoding rod shape-determining protein MreC: MPLGTLDSSPPAFFKQGPSAVSKLLFFSALSVLLMVADARFGVTQPLRATLSVALYPVQWLAMRPQALAEYSTEYFEARDVAQASEREARQQLLVQARRSGQVEQLALENTQLRELLSLSKRLETKGQAAEVLYDAADPYTRKLIIDKGMTHGIKASSPVMDEHGILGQVTHVLPLVSEVTLVTDREHSIPVLNTRTGARGVAYGESGGAPLLELRFMATNADIEVGDMLSTSGVDGIYPPGVLVGKVTKVERRAETAFARILCEPVGRVQGARHVMVLEPLSDQLPPRPQIEKQLPFAAQKGGRR
- the gatB gene encoding Asp-tRNA(Asn)/Glu-tRNA(Gln) amidotransferase subunit GatB — translated: MTAKLVQGYEVVIGFETHAQLSTKSKIFSRASVAFGAEPNTQACAVDMALPGTLPVMNIGAVERAIEFGLGVNAHIAERSIFARKNYFYPDLPKGYQISQFEIPVVQGGEVSFFLEVGKETVHKTVRLERAHLEEDAGKSLHEDFIGQSGIDLNRAGTPLLEIVTQPDMRSSEEAVAYAKELHKIVTWIGICDGNMQEGSFRCDANVSVRKPGAPLGTRREIKNLNSFKFMQQAIDYEVRWQIDQIEDGHAIEQATVLFDPDTGETRAMRTKEDAADYRYFPDPDLPPLVIGRDWVERVKSEMAELPRVMAERFVRDYALPEYDATQLTQSKATAAYFEATAKACGQAKLASNWIMGEVSRRLNASEMGIEQAPVSAAQLGALISRITDNTISNNAARQVFEGLWNKEGPSGSEGDVDAIIEAKGLKQMNDTGELEKIIDDVLAANPKNVEEFKAGNAKALNGLVGPIMKASKGKANPAQVNELLMKKLS
- a CDS encoding rod shape-determining protein — translated: MFGSFRRYFSTDLAIDLGTANTLIYVRDKGIVLDEPSVVSIRHEGGPQGKKTIQAVGHEAKAMLGKVPGNIEAIRPMKDGVIADFTVTEQMLKQFIKMVHPRSVLKPSPRIIICVPCGSTQVERRAIRESALGAGASEVYLIEEPMAAAIGAGLPVSEASGSMVVDIGGGTTEVGVISLGGMVYKGSVRVGGDKFDEAIINYIRRNYGMLIGEPTAEAIKKQIGSAFPGSEVKEMEVKGRNLSEGVPRSFTISSNEILEALTDPLNNIVSAVKNALEQTPPELGADIAERGMMLTGGGALLRDLDRLLAEETGLPVLVAEDPLTCVVRGCGLALERMERLGSIFTSE
- the gatC gene encoding Asp-tRNA(Asn)/Glu-tRNA(Gln) amidotransferase subunit GatC; translated protein: MSLNDQDISRIANLARLELQPDEQARMRHKINDFFDIVEQIRAVDTTGVVPMAHPVDAMQGAHIELRLRPDVASEPNQRDLNQRSAPAVERGLFLVPKVIE
- the gatA gene encoding Asp-tRNA(Asn)/Glu-tRNA(Gln) amidotransferase subunit GatA, with protein sequence MTNLHDMGVAQLAQALQTKQASAVEVATAFLARAGGNPHNTFLDIDSKVTLAQAQASDARIAAGTAGPLEGVPIAHKDVFVTRDFATTAGSKILSGYRSPFDATVVQKLGASELGGAGMVTLGKVNCDEFAMGSANENSAYGAVTNPWDTSRIPGGSSGGSAAAVAARLAPAATGTDTGGSIRQPASFCGITGIKPTYGRASRYGMIAYASSLDQAGPMARSAEDCALLLSAMCGPDLDRDSTSLDVPAENFSAKLGDSLAGLRIGIPKEFFGDGLAADVRTAIDAALKTLEAQGAKLVPITLPRTELAIPVYYIIAPAEASSNLSRFDGVKFGHRAKDYTDLVSMYKKTRAEGFGEEVKRRIMTGAYVLSHGYYDAYYLQAQKIRRMIADDFQRAFAECDVIAGPVAPTVAWKLGNNASDPLADYLADIFTLPASLAGLPGMSVPVGFGADQMPVGMQLIGNYLQEARLLNVAHQYQLNTDFHNAKPEGVK